Proteins encoded within one genomic window of Nonomuraea gerenzanensis:
- a CDS encoding DUF1707 domain-containing protein: MTDPGEVRASDAEREAVVEQLRVASVEGRLTLAELTDRTEAAYTATTHAELALLTQDLPGAGVAAPMQAPAPQGKKRRWFVGVMGDSKRRGTWRIDQELGAVAVMGDVLLDLREAEVRTDRVEILAVSVMGDVKIIVPDGVYVDLDGMAVMGDKKVNVQQAPPGMNVPVVRVQAYAVMGDVKVIGDSQAQPLQRGFAAWREHWRRLHGEDWREIGRQIRGQERELRRQIRDQHRHLGL; this comes from the coding sequence ATGACTGATCCCGGTGAGGTCCGCGCGTCGGACGCCGAGCGCGAGGCCGTCGTCGAGCAGCTCCGTGTCGCCTCGGTCGAGGGCCGTCTGACGCTCGCCGAGCTGACCGACCGCACGGAGGCCGCCTACACCGCGACCACCCACGCCGAGCTGGCCCTGCTCACCCAGGACCTGCCCGGCGCCGGCGTGGCCGCCCCCATGCAGGCGCCCGCGCCGCAGGGCAAGAAGCGGCGGTGGTTCGTGGGCGTCATGGGCGACTCCAAGCGGCGCGGCACCTGGCGCATCGACCAGGAGCTCGGCGCCGTCGCCGTGATGGGGGACGTGCTGCTCGACCTGCGCGAGGCGGAGGTGCGCACGGACCGGGTGGAGATCCTGGCCGTCTCCGTCATGGGCGACGTCAAGATCATCGTGCCTGACGGGGTGTACGTGGACCTCGACGGGATGGCGGTCATGGGCGACAAGAAGGTGAACGTCCAGCAGGCGCCGCCGGGGATGAACGTGCCTGTGGTGCGGGTGCAGGCGTACGCCGTGATGGGCGACGTCAAGGTGATCGGCGACTCGCAGGCGCAGCCGCTCCAGCGCGGCTTCGCGGCGTGGCGCGAGCACTGGCGGCGGTTGCACGGGGAGGACTGGCGCGAGATCGGGCGCCAGATCCGCGGTCAGGAGCGCGAACTGCGCCGCCAGATCCGCGACCAGCACCGCCACCTCGGCCTCTGA
- a CDS encoding phosphoadenylyl-sulfate reductase: MTLVDIEVGLRQQRGTLDLQDIVESAAEFLEGAPAREIIRWAAATFGDRLCLTSSMSDALLIDLVSRVKPGVDVLFIDTGYHFAETIGTRDAVQQVYDVNVIDIKPSRTVAEQDRDLGPRLFGRNPDLCCYLRKVEPLNRALEPYLAWISGIRRDESPSRTGTKVVEWDAKRQMVKVNPIASWTQEDVDNYIADNGVLINPLHYDNYPSIGCAPCTRQVAEGEDPRSGRWAGLGKVECGIHL; encoded by the coding sequence ATGACGCTGGTCGACATAGAGGTCGGGCTCAGACAGCAGCGTGGCACGCTCGACCTCCAGGACATCGTCGAGTCCGCCGCCGAGTTCCTGGAGGGCGCCCCCGCGCGCGAGATCATCCGCTGGGCGGCGGCCACGTTCGGCGACCGGCTGTGCCTGACCTCCTCGATGAGCGACGCCCTGCTCATCGACCTGGTCAGCCGGGTCAAGCCCGGCGTGGACGTGTTGTTCATCGACACCGGCTACCACTTCGCCGAGACCATCGGCACGCGGGACGCCGTGCAGCAGGTCTATGACGTCAACGTGATCGACATCAAGCCGTCGCGGACGGTCGCGGAGCAGGACCGCGACCTCGGGCCGCGCCTGTTCGGCCGCAACCCGGACCTGTGCTGCTACCTGCGCAAGGTGGAGCCGCTGAACCGGGCGCTGGAGCCGTACCTGGCGTGGATCTCCGGCATCCGCCGCGACGAGTCGCCCAGCCGGACCGGCACCAAGGTCGTGGAGTGGGACGCCAAGCGGCAGATGGTGAAGGTCAACCCGATCGCCTCCTGGACGCAGGAGGACGTGGACAACTACATCGCCGACAACGGGGTGCTGATCAACCCGTTGCACTACGACAACTACCCCTCGATCGGCTGCGCCCCGTGCACGCGGCAGGTCGCCGAGGGTGAGGATCCGCGCAGCGGACGCTGGGCGGGCCTGGGGAAGGTCGAATGCGGCATTCACCTGTGA
- a CDS encoding sirohydrochlorin chelatase: MRHSPVIPSGGPVPLAGGTAPGRVPLVAVAHGSRDPRAAATVAALLDRVPLDVRVAYLDHCAPTLGQALTGLREAVVLPLLLTEAYHSRVDLPAALNEVRAREPRLRVRYGHTLGPHPLLLTALERRLGEAGVPAGDPDTAVVLVSAGSSDARANAVVAETARAWRRSGWWTVTPAYASAASPTPAEAVASLVRAGAPRVVVAPYLLAPGYFADKVRRDTLAAGASLVADVLGASPELVDVLLERYEAAQRQPVTLAG; encoded by the coding sequence ATGCGGCATTCACCTGTGATCCCCAGCGGGGGACCCGTCCCGTTGGCAGGCGGGACGGCCCCCGGCCGCGTGCCACTGGTGGCGGTGGCGCACGGGTCACGTGACCCGCGCGCCGCCGCCACCGTGGCCGCGTTGCTCGACCGGGTGCCGCTGGACGTGCGGGTGGCCTACCTGGACCACTGCGCCCCGACCCTCGGCCAGGCCCTCACCGGCCTGCGCGAGGCCGTGGTGCTGCCTCTGCTGCTCACCGAGGCCTACCACAGCCGGGTGGACCTGCCTGCGGCGCTGAACGAGGTGCGTGCGCGCGAGCCCCGGCTGCGCGTCCGCTACGGGCACACGCTGGGCCCGCACCCGCTCCTGCTGACCGCGCTGGAGCGGCGGCTGGGCGAGGCGGGCGTGCCGGCGGGCGACCCCGACACGGCGGTGGTGCTGGTGTCGGCGGGCTCCAGCGACGCGCGGGCCAACGCGGTGGTCGCGGAGACCGCGCGGGCGTGGCGGCGGTCCGGCTGGTGGACCGTCACCCCCGCCTACGCCTCCGCCGCCTCCCCCACCCCGGCCGAGGCCGTCGCCTCGCTGGTGCGGGCGGGGGCGCCTCGGGTGGTCGTGGCGCCGTACCTGCTGGCTCCGGGGTACTTCGCCGACAAGGTGCGCCGCGACACGCTGGCGGCTGGGGCGTCGCTGGTGGCCGATGTGCTGGGGGCTTCACCCGAGCTGGTGGACGTGCTGCTGGAACGGTACGAGGCCGCACAGCGCCAGCCGGTCACCCTGGCGGGCTGA